The Oxyura jamaicensis isolate SHBP4307 breed ruddy duck chromosome 12 unlocalized genomic scaffold, BPBGC_Ojam_1.0 oxy12_random_OJ69226, whole genome shotgun sequence genome has a segment encoding these proteins:
- the MANF gene encoding mesencephalic astrocyte-derived neurotrophic factor encodes CVTFLGRFYQSLKDNGVEFTPASIEKELLKSCKEAKGKENRLCYYVGATSDAATKIINEVSKPMSHHIPVEKICEKLKKKDSQICELKYDQHIDLSTADLRKLRVKELRRILDEWGEACKGCAEKGDFIRRIHELMPKYAPRAHGARADL; translated from the exons TGTGCGTTACGTTCCTGGGAAGGTTCTACCAGAGTCTAAAGGACAACGGTGTTGAGTTCACACCTGCCAGTATTGAAAAGGAGCTCTTGAAATCCTGCAAAGAGGCAAAAGGCAAAGAGAACCGGCTG TGCTATTACGTTGGGGCCACAAGCGATGCAGCCACCAAGATCATCAATGAGGTGTCGAAGCCCATGAGTCATCACATCCCTGTGGAAAAGATCTGTGAGAAACTTAAGAAGAAAGACAGTCAGATCTGTGAACTGAAATACG ACCAGCACATCGACCTGAGCACCGCCGACCTGCGCAAGCTGCGCGTCAAGGAGCTGCGGCGGATCCTGGACGAGTGGGGCGAGGCGTGCAAGGGCTGCGCCGAGAAGGGCGACTTCATCCGCCGCATCCACGAACTGATGCCCAAGTACGCGCCGCGCGCGCACGGCGCCCGCGCCGACCTCTGA